The Dioscorea cayenensis subsp. rotundata cultivar TDr96_F1 chromosome 19, TDr96_F1_v2_PseudoChromosome.rev07_lg8_w22 25.fasta, whole genome shotgun sequence genome includes a window with the following:
- the LOC120249975 gene encoding two-component response regulator ORR5-like — protein MSSFAAGELMHVLAVDDSSVDRTLIATLLRSSKHRVTTVDSGKRALELLGLESDVNMIITDYWMPEMTGYELLKKVKESSVLRQIPVVIMSSENVPTRINKCLEEGAEDFLLKPVRSSDVRRVCGRMMMR, from the exons ATGTCGTCTTTCGCCGCCGGTGAGCTCATGCATGTCCTCGCCGTCGATGATAGCTCCGTTGACCGCACCCTCATCGCCACCCTTCTCCGCAGCTCCAAACACCGag TGACCACGGTGGATAGTGGCAAGAGAGCTCTTGAGTTGCTTGGCTTG GAATCGGATGTGAATATGATAATAACGGATTATTGGATGCCGGAAATGACTGGCTATGAGTTGTTAAAGAAAGTCAAG GAATCATCGGTGTTGAGACAGATACCCGTTGTTATTATGTCTTCTGAGAACGTCCCTACCAGGATTAACAA gtgCTTAGAGGAGGGGGCGGAGGACTTTTTGTTGAAACCGGTGAGATCATCGGACGTGCGTCGAGTTTGCGGGCGGATGATGATGCGATAA